The proteins below are encoded in one region of Gopherus flavomarginatus isolate rGopFla2 chromosome 12, rGopFla2.mat.asm, whole genome shotgun sequence:
- the MGAT1 gene encoding alpha-1,3-mannosyl-glycoprotein 2-beta-N-acetylglucosaminyltransferase — MLKKSSLVLWGVVLFVAWNALLLFFLWTRPPAFDNHGHLTEEVIRLAQDAELELEHQKDLLRQIHRYSALWSKKRKKVEETGRLPLPAAASDTGALPATAVVLHRSRASPDAVLPVVVIACDRSTVRRCLDKLLHYRPSRERFPIIVSQDCGHEETARVIASYGDAVMHIKQPDLSDIPVPTDHRKFQGYYKIARHYRWALSQVFRTFQYQAAIVVEDDLEVAPDFFEYFQAAFPLLLADPSLWCVSAWNDNGKEQMVEAGRPELLYRTDFFPGLGWLLLSELWDELEPKWPRAFWDDWMRQPEQRRGRSCIRPEVSRTMTFGRKGVSHGQFFDQYLKFIKLNDRFVPFTQLDLSYLKKEEYERSFLPKVYDAPELRVEDLQGNQHRELGTVRVQYSSRDSFKAFAKALGVMDDLKSGVPRAGYRGIVSFLYRGRRVYLAPPSDWTGYDPSWS; from the coding sequence ATGCTGAAGAAGAGCAGCCTGGTCCTCTGGGGCGTGGTGCTGTTTGTGGCCTGGAACGCCCTGCTCCTTTTCTTCCTGTGGACCCGACCCCCAGCCTTCGACAACCACGGCCACTTGACTGAGGAGGTCATCCGGCTGGCCCAGGACGCGGAGCTAGAGCTGGAGCACCAGAAGGACCTGCTGCGGCAGATCCACCGGTACAGTGCCCTCTGGAGCAAGAAGAGGAAGAAGGTGGAGGAGACGGGTCGGCTCCCGCTGCCCGCTGCCGCCTCCGACACTGGGGCTTTGCCCGCCACGGCGGTTGTCCTGCACCGGTCCCGGGCCTCCCCGGATGCAGTCCTGCCCGTGGTGGTGATCGCCTGCGACCGCAGCACGGTGCGTCGGTGCCTCGACAAGCTGCTGCACTACCGGCCGTCCCGGGAGCGCTTCCCCATCATCGTGAGCCAGGACTGTGGGCACGAGGAGACGGCCCGGGTCATCGCCTCCTACGGCGACGCCGTCATGCACATCAAGCAGCCGGACCTGAGCGACATCCCAGTGCCCACAGACCACCGCAAGTTCCAGGGCTACTACAAGATCGCCCGACACTACCGCTGGGCCCTGAGCCAGGTTTTCCGCACCTTCCAGTACCAGGCGGCCATTGTGGTAGAGGATGACCTGGAAGTGGCTCCAGATTTCTTTGAGTACTTCCAGGCCGCCTTCCCGCTCCTGCTGGCCGACCCCAGCCTCTGGTGCGTCTCGGCCTGGAATGACAATGGCAAGGAACAGATGGTGGAGGCTGGCCGGCCAGAGCTGCTCTACCGTACAGACTTCTTCCCCGGCCTGGGTTGGCTGCTGCTGTCGGAGCTGTGGGATGAGCTGGAGCCCAAGTGGCCCAGGGCCTTCTGGGATGACTGGATGAGGCAGCCGGAGCAGCGGCGCGGCCGCTCCTGCATTAGGCCCGAGGTCTCCCGCACCATGACCTTCGGCCGCAAGGGCGTGAGCCATGGGCAGTTCTTCGACCAGTACCTGAAGTTCATCAAGCTCAACGACCGCTTCGTGCCTTTCACCCAGCTGGATCTCTCCTACCTCAAGAAGGAGGAGTATGAGCGTTCATTCCTGCCCAAGGTCTACGACGCCCCGGAGCTGCGGGTGGAGGACCTGCAGGGCAACCAGCATCGGGAACTGGGCACTGTCCGTGTGCAGTACAGCAGCCGCGACTCCTTCAAGGCCTTCGCCAAGGCCCTGGGCGTTATGGATGATCTCAAGTCGGGGGTGCCCCGGGCTGGGTACCGTGGCATCGTCAGCTTTCTCTACCGCGGCCGGCGGGTCTACCTGGCGCCCCCTTCTGACTGGACGGGCTATGACCCCAGTTGGAGTTAG